A part of Pseudomonas sp. HR96 genomic DNA contains:
- a CDS encoding ABC transporter ATP-binding protein, producing the protein MGESILAARNLSKVVPSEEGTLTILHELTLDLAAGDSLAIVGASGSGKSTLLGLLAGLDLPSAGSVVLAGNDLSGLDEDQRARVRAEHVGFVFQSFQLLDSLNALENVMLPLELAGNPRARELASELLQRVGLGHRLSHTPRQLSGGEQQRVAIARAFAAQPDVLFADEPTGNLDSHTGERITDLLFELNRERGTTLVLVTHDERLAHRCRRLIRLDAGRLVAPLEP; encoded by the coding sequence ATGGGCGAAAGCATTCTCGCAGCTCGCAACCTTAGCAAAGTGGTCCCCAGCGAGGAAGGCACACTGACCATCCTTCACGAACTGACCCTCGACCTTGCCGCCGGCGACAGCCTGGCCATCGTCGGCGCCTCCGGTTCCGGCAAGTCGACCCTGCTCGGCCTGCTGGCCGGCCTCGACCTGCCCAGCGCCGGCAGCGTGGTGCTGGCCGGCAATGACCTCAGCGGCCTGGACGAAGACCAGCGCGCGCGGGTGCGGGCCGAACACGTCGGCTTCGTGTTCCAGTCGTTCCAGCTGCTGGACAGCCTCAATGCTCTGGAAAACGTCATGCTGCCGCTGGAGCTGGCAGGCAACCCACGTGCCCGCGAGCTGGCCAGCGAACTGCTGCAACGAGTCGGCCTGGGCCATCGCCTCAGCCACACGCCGCGCCAGCTGTCCGGCGGCGAACAACAGCGAGTGGCCATCGCCCGCGCGTTCGCCGCGCAGCCGGACGTGCTGTTCGCCGACGAGCCGACCGGCAACCTCGACAGCCACACCGGCGAGCGCATCACCGACCTGTTGTTCGAGCTCAATCGCGAGCGCGGCACCACCCTGGTGCTGGTCACCCACGACGAACGCCTGGCTCACCGCTGCCGGCGCCTGATCCGCCTCGACGCCGGCCGCCTGGTCGCCCCCCTGGAGCCCTGA
- a CDS encoding ABC transporter permease, with translation MARLPVLRLLTLAARQLARDTRAGELRVLFFALVVAVAASTAIGYFGARLNGAMQMRATEFLGADLVLQGSAPARPEQLASGAQGGLAHARTVEFSSVIATDNGIQLSSVKAVDGLYPLRGQLKSAPQPLAEETLGGAPQPGEAWVESRLLVALNLKIGDSIDVGNKTLRMTRVLTYEPDRAGNFYSLTPRVMINLDDLAATGVVQPGSRVSYRELWRGTPEALAQYRQNVEPGLAPSQKLEDARDSNRQIGGALGKAERYLNMASLVAVLLSGVAVALSASRFAARRLDASALLRCLGLSRREALLVFSVQLALLGLAACLSGAVLGWLAQLGLFALLQGLLPAVVPPGGLLPALAGVATGLVALAGFALPPLAALGRVPPLRVLRRDLLPVPPSSWLVYGTALLALGLIMWRLSLDLTLTFALLAGGLVAALLLGGLLLLVLQGLRRVLARAPLAWRLGLGQLLRHPLAGAGQALAFGLILLAMALIALLRGELLDTWQNQLPKDAANYFALNILPDQRQAFAEQLTHLTAQAAPLFPIIPGRLTRINDKPVQDLVMPDSQGERAIQRDLSLTWAADLPAGNRITEGAWWSGETPGATDAIPGVSVEGEVARSLTLKLGDRLTFDIGGVERQARVTNLRHIDWDNFKPNFFMIFQPGTLQGLPATYLTSFYLAPGHDAQVVELSRAFPAVTLLPVEALLQQLRSILAQVTIAVQYVLLFVLAAGLAVLFSGLQSTLDERIRQGALLRALGAQRQLLVKARRIEFGLLGAASGVLAALGTELVSQLLYRYAFNLHWSPHPWLLALPLVGALLVGGAGVFGTRRALNSSPLAVLRES, from the coding sequence ATGGCCCGCCTGCCCGTGTTGCGCCTGCTGACCCTCGCCGCCCGCCAACTCGCCCGCGATACCCGCGCCGGCGAATTGCGCGTGCTGTTCTTCGCCCTGGTGGTCGCGGTCGCGGCCAGCACCGCCATCGGCTATTTCGGCGCCCGTCTCAATGGCGCCATGCAGATGCGCGCCACGGAGTTTCTCGGCGCCGACCTGGTACTGCAAGGCAGCGCCCCGGCGCGCCCCGAGCAACTGGCGAGCGGCGCCCAGGGCGGTCTTGCGCATGCGCGCACGGTGGAATTTTCCAGCGTGATCGCTACCGACAACGGCATCCAGCTGTCCAGCGTCAAGGCCGTGGACGGCCTTTACCCCTTGCGCGGCCAACTCAAGAGCGCGCCACAGCCGCTGGCCGAGGAGACCCTGGGCGGCGCCCCGCAACCTGGCGAGGCCTGGGTCGAAAGCCGCCTGCTGGTAGCCCTGAACCTGAAGATCGGGGACAGCATCGACGTCGGCAACAAGACCCTGCGCATGACCCGGGTGCTGACCTACGAGCCGGACCGCGCCGGCAATTTCTACAGCCTGACCCCGCGAGTGATGATCAACCTCGACGACCTGGCCGCCACCGGCGTGGTCCAGCCGGGCAGCCGGGTCAGCTATCGCGAACTGTGGCGCGGCACCCCCGAGGCGCTGGCGCAGTACCGGCAGAACGTCGAGCCGGGCCTGGCGCCCAGCCAGAAGCTGGAGGATGCCCGCGACAGCAACCGACAGATCGGTGGCGCGCTGGGCAAGGCCGAGCGCTACCTGAACATGGCCAGCCTGGTGGCGGTGCTGCTCAGCGGCGTCGCGGTGGCGCTGTCGGCTTCCCGCTTCGCCGCCCGGCGTCTGGACGCCAGCGCCCTGCTGCGCTGCCTGGGCCTGTCGCGGCGCGAGGCACTGCTGGTGTTCAGCGTGCAACTGGCGCTGCTTGGCCTGGCCGCCTGCCTCAGCGGCGCCGTGCTGGGCTGGCTCGCGCAACTGGGCCTGTTCGCCCTGCTGCAGGGCCTGCTGCCCGCTGTGGTGCCCCCCGGTGGCTTGCTCCCGGCACTGGCCGGAGTGGCCACCGGCCTGGTTGCCCTCGCCGGCTTCGCCCTGCCGCCGCTGGCCGCGCTGGGGCGGGTCCCGCCACTGCGGGTCCTGCGCCGCGACCTGCTGCCGGTACCGCCGAGCAGCTGGCTGGTGTACGGCACCGCGCTGCTGGCGCTGGGCCTGATCATGTGGCGACTGAGCCTCGACCTGACGTTGACCTTCGCCCTGCTGGCGGGCGGCCTGGTCGCCGCGCTGCTGCTCGGCGGGCTACTGTTGCTGGTGCTGCAAGGCCTGCGTCGGGTGCTGGCGCGGGCGCCGCTGGCGTGGCGCCTGGGCCTGGGCCAACTGCTGCGCCACCCCCTTGCCGGGGCCGGCCAGGCACTGGCCTTCGGCTTGATCCTGCTGGCCATGGCGCTGATCGCCCTGCTGCGCGGCGAACTGCTCGACACCTGGCAGAACCAGCTGCCCAAGGACGCCGCCAACTACTTCGCCTTGAACATCCTGCCCGACCAGCGCCAGGCATTCGCCGAGCAACTGACCCACCTCACTGCCCAGGCCGCCCCGCTGTTCCCGATCATTCCAGGGCGTCTGACGCGGATCAACGACAAGCCAGTGCAGGACTTGGTCATGCCCGACTCCCAGGGCGAGCGCGCCATCCAGCGCGACCTCAGCCTGACCTGGGCCGCCGACCTGCCGGCCGGCAACCGCATCACCGAAGGCGCCTGGTGGAGCGGCGAGACGCCTGGCGCGACCGACGCCATACCGGGTGTCTCGGTCGAAGGCGAAGTGGCCAGGAGCCTGACCCTCAAGCTCGGCGACAGGCTGACCTTCGACATCGGCGGCGTCGAGCGCCAGGCTCGGGTCACCAACCTGCGCCACATCGACTGGGACAACTTCAAGCCCAACTTCTTCATGATCTTCCAGCCCGGCACCCTTCAGGGCCTGCCGGCCACCTACCTGACCAGCTTCTATCTGGCCCCGGGACATGACGCCCAGGTGGTGGAACTGTCCCGCGCCTTCCCTGCCGTGACCCTGCTGCCGGTGGAGGCGCTGCTGCAACAATTGCGCAGCATCCTCGCCCAGGTCACCATCGCCGTGCAGTACGTGTTGCTGTTCGTGCTGGCGGCAGGGCTGGCGGTGCTGTTTTCGGGCCTGCAATCGACCCTCGACGAACGCATTCGCCAAGGCGCCCTGCTGCGCGCCCTGGGGGCCCAGCGGCAACTGCTGGTCAAGGCGCGCCGCATCGAGTTCGGCCTGCTGGGCGCCGCCAGCGGCGTGCTCGCCGCGCTGGGCACCGAGCTGGTCAGCCAGCTGCTCTATCGCTACGCCTTCAACCTGCACTGGAGCCCGCACCCGTGGCTTCTGGCATTGCCGCTGGTCGGCGCCCTGCTGGTCGGTGGCGCGGGCGTCTTCGGCACCCGCAGGGCGCTCAACAGTAGTCCGTTGGCAGTGCTGCGCGAGAGTTAG
- the greB gene encoding transcription elongation factor GreB: MATNIITREGHEALRSELDHLWRVYRPEITQKVTWAASLGDRSENADYQYNKKLLREIDRRIRYLRKRLEDVKIVDYAPEQEGRVFFGAWVEIENDEGELKKFRIVGYDEIYGRNDYISIDSPMARALLKKQEGDEFVVQTPGGDALWYVTRIFYPGPVDA; encoded by the coding sequence TTGGCAACCAATATCATCACCCGAGAGGGCCACGAGGCCCTGCGGTCGGAGCTCGACCACCTGTGGCGGGTCTATCGGCCGGAAATCACGCAAAAGGTCACCTGGGCGGCGTCGCTGGGCGACCGCAGTGAAAACGCCGACTACCAGTACAACAAGAAGCTGCTCAGGGAGATCGACCGGCGCATCCGCTATCTGCGCAAGCGGCTGGAGGATGTGAAGATCGTCGATTACGCGCCGGAGCAGGAAGGCCGGGTGTTCTTCGGCGCCTGGGTCGAGATCGAGAATGACGAGGGCGAGCTGAAGAAATTCCGAATCGTCGGCTATGACGAAATCTATGGTCGCAATGACTACATCTCGATTGATTCGCCCATGGCCCGAGCCTTGTTGAAAAAGCAGGAAGGCGACGAGTTCGTAGTGCAGACACCAGGCGGGGATGCACTCTGGTATGTGACCCGGATCTTTTATCCAGGGCCGGTGGATGCCTGA
- a CDS encoding T6SS effector BTH_I2691 family protein — protein sequence MNFREQMAVRIAENAFSHGDCRLCERKGLSILLVRTALVPKAHTAYHRPKPELTDMKLGLRTLRAGYVYLLLDDKVWHAYQVTPDGYLRQFNPYKPPAANTRLLPWACVNADHHIPASFINIDTDKYQTVSMAFASDPWPRSVLDSYKALNNIERMQMFDLTTAQQNPGKLGDFLTAEQPLVHHKVYEYEAFVPGFDSVHAFHSRGRSRLALRNYLQNMAPGADGRQGVLMIDIDDPIGLVQEYNGLRASWAHARQAWLEEPERAYQQQTSQILLAIRAMHRQWAEHRVPSFEPMSGDGPPVFVSPEIERQRVVDSHTLDANQRLEQRYDEPRRAAFQQAHEATLQAYQQEIDRYGRLYAEAFLTRDFQVAMTHDYDGADEESGEAYSKTMALCLRGGISEAPDNPGGATAQLWQTLLQDPHSHAYQALLRRDSPLLAALLPSFSESTTWNDSLRLYDLLTRTIASDESRRLMQAPLQEAIAQLLGAVNGAQARLKDLVGPGVNFAISRINTASQLLYNRISLIELNVQMKLREYYALQSEVVRSLQHKFANGADRMVAGTRPKIRPMIQGGVLSLVVLDPKLADLMVKVSLWFEGTADDLMAAMNSDKDKPVSGDYSSVAAYSALSMVTVGLGTLDPQVVKGISHFKVPAWQASRWVRTSFAGLRGVAASAELLVAIGSMYLMGDALAKSLESAEEAVGDKSAEALIALQGSILGVLGGGVKLVGLALKSGATGVQKSGLIVGSGVKIALDAGLYLQRAGAVIIAISSGFDAIKAAVAAQRTWNVGDKDASHRYIGSTFFALVGAYYGVKAAASMSMVLGGPLGVAIGLSLLAYALFRAAESQESDLLETWAKRCFFGVANETPKIHWVNSEYASTALGELNAATLGMTVEITRRMKVVDSGMLHLGGLARTALPTSTRTWEYAIRLPFFDESHSAYAWNVVLHRGHDQVLGEYTSGETILREDFFALDLATAPSEWRQRLQPSSSKNVDYHEDSKTHISSIKVMNAKDNGSPNIKTIRGAIELLLSNSRPAVEAVTITLTYWPHRDSPDSYAAIISQSRWPD from the coding sequence ATGAACTTCAGGGAACAAATGGCCGTGCGCATCGCCGAAAACGCCTTCTCCCACGGCGACTGCAGACTCTGCGAGCGCAAGGGGCTGTCCATCCTGCTGGTGCGCACGGCGCTGGTGCCCAAGGCCCACACCGCCTACCACCGCCCCAAACCCGAGCTCACCGACATGAAGCTGGGCCTGCGCACCCTGCGCGCCGGCTACGTCTACCTGCTGCTGGACGACAAGGTCTGGCATGCCTATCAGGTCACCCCGGACGGCTACCTGCGCCAGTTCAACCCCTACAAACCCCCGGCCGCCAACACACGCCTGCTGCCCTGGGCCTGCGTCAACGCCGACCACCACATCCCGGCGTCCTTCATCAACATCGACACCGACAAATACCAGACCGTCTCCATGGCCTTCGCCAGCGACCCCTGGCCCAGGAGTGTGCTCGACTCCTACAAGGCGCTGAACAACATCGAGCGCATGCAGATGTTCGACCTGACCACCGCCCAGCAAAACCCCGGCAAACTGGGCGACTTCCTCACCGCCGAGCAGCCGCTCGTGCACCACAAAGTCTACGAATACGAGGCTTTCGTGCCCGGTTTCGACAGCGTGCACGCCTTCCACAGCCGCGGTCGCTCGCGCCTGGCCCTGCGCAACTACCTGCAAAACATGGCGCCGGGCGCGGATGGCCGGCAAGGCGTGCTGATGATCGACATCGACGACCCCATCGGCCTGGTCCAGGAGTACAACGGCCTGCGCGCCAGCTGGGCGCATGCCCGGCAGGCATGGCTGGAAGAGCCGGAGCGGGCCTACCAGCAGCAGACTTCGCAGATCCTGCTGGCGATCCGGGCCATGCATCGGCAGTGGGCCGAACACAGGGTGCCCTCGTTCGAGCCCATGAGCGGCGACGGCCCGCCGGTGTTCGTCAGTCCCGAAATCGAGCGCCAGCGGGTGGTCGACAGCCACACCCTGGACGCCAACCAGCGGCTGGAGCAGCGCTACGACGAACCCCGACGCGCCGCTTTCCAGCAGGCCCATGAAGCCACCCTGCAGGCCTACCAGCAGGAGATCGATCGTTACGGCAGGCTGTACGCCGAAGCCTTCCTGACCCGTGACTTCCAAGTCGCCATGACCCACGACTACGACGGTGCCGACGAAGAGTCGGGCGAGGCCTACAGCAAGACCATGGCCCTGTGCCTGCGCGGCGGCATCAGCGAGGCGCCCGACAACCCCGGCGGCGCCACGGCACAGCTATGGCAGACCCTGCTGCAGGATCCGCACAGTCATGCCTATCAGGCCTTGCTGCGGCGCGACTCGCCCTTGCTGGCGGCCCTGCTGCCCAGTTTCAGCGAGTCCACCACCTGGAACGACAGCCTCAGGCTGTACGACCTGCTGACCCGGACCATCGCCAGCGACGAAAGCAGACGCCTGATGCAGGCGCCGCTGCAGGAAGCCATCGCCCAGCTGCTGGGTGCCGTCAACGGCGCCCAGGCCCGCCTCAAGGACCTTGTCGGACCTGGGGTGAACTTCGCCATCTCGCGAATCAATACCGCCAGCCAGCTGCTGTACAACCGCATCAGCCTGATCGAGCTGAACGTGCAGATGAAGCTTCGCGAGTATTACGCCCTGCAATCGGAGGTGGTCCGCAGTCTGCAACACAAATTTGCCAACGGCGCCGACCGGATGGTGGCCGGCACCCGGCCGAAGATCCGCCCGATGATCCAGGGCGGCGTGCTCAGCCTGGTGGTCCTGGACCCCAAGCTCGCCGACCTGATGGTCAAGGTATCGCTGTGGTTCGAAGGTACGGCGGACGACCTGATGGCGGCCATGAACAGCGACAAGGACAAGCCCGTGTCGGGCGACTACTCCTCGGTGGCCGCGTATTCAGCGCTGAGCATGGTGACCGTCGGCCTCGGCACCCTGGACCCGCAGGTGGTCAAGGGCATCAGCCACTTCAAGGTCCCGGCGTGGCAGGCCAGCCGCTGGGTCAGAACCAGCTTTGCCGGGTTGCGCGGAGTGGCTGCAAGCGCGGAGCTGCTGGTGGCGATTGGCTCGATGTATCTGATGGGCGATGCGCTGGCCAAGAGCCTAGAGTCGGCGGAAGAAGCGGTTGGGGACAAGTCGGCGGAAGCGTTGATTGCGCTTCAGGGGAGCATACTGGGCGTGCTTGGCGGGGGCGTGAAGCTGGTGGGGTTGGCTTTGAAGAGTGGTGCTACAGGAGTGCAGAAGTCCGGGTTGATAGTGGGGTCAGGGGTGAAAATTGCTTTGGACGCCGGGTTGTATTTGCAGCGGGCTGGGGCGGTGATCATCGCGATTAGTAGCGGATTTGATGCTATCAAAGCCGCTGTGGCAGCTCAACGGACCTGGAATGTGGGTGATAAAGATGCTTCTCACAGGTACATAGGCTCCACATTTTTTGCACTTGTAGGCGCCTACTATGGAGTAAAAGCCGCAGCCTCGATGAGCATGGTACTTGGAGGTCCACTAGGCGTCGCTATCGGTTTAAGCCTTCTGGCTTACGCCTTGTTCAGGGCTGCAGAATCCCAAGAATCTGATCTGCTGGAAACATGGGCGAAACGCTGCTTTTTCGGTGTTGCCAACGAGACCCCAAAAATTCACTGGGTGAATTCGGAATATGCCAGCACCGCACTGGGCGAGCTGAATGCCGCAACGCTCGGCATGACAGTGGAGATTACCCGAAGGATGAAGGTTGTCGACAGCGGTATGCTTCACCTTGGAGGACTTGCCCGTACGGCTCTCCCGACTTCAACTCGGACCTGGGAATACGCAATTCGATTACCGTTTTTTGATGAGAGTCACTCCGCGTATGCTTGGAACGTTGTGTTGCATCGAGGGCATGACCAAGTTCTTGGCGAATACACTTCGGGCGAAACGATCCTGCGGGAAGATTTTTTTGCCTTGGACTTAGCAACGGCTCCTAGCGAGTGGCGGCAACGACTGCAGCCGAGCTCATCGAAAAACGTCGACTACCATGAAGATTCTAAAACCCATATTTCTTCAATTAAAGTAATGAATGCTAAAGATAATGGATCTCCAAACATAAAAACCATTCGTGGCGCAATCGAGTTACTTCTATCCAACAGCAGACCGGCCGTCGAAGCGGTAACGATTACGCTGACATATTGGCCACATAGAGACAGTCCTGACAGCTATGCCGCGATAATTTCGCAATCTCGCTGGCCCGACTAA
- a CDS encoding DUF6708 domain-containing protein: protein MAASKPLLQPRCPGWKKDLSGPNDPPEKLVTTKFISNPPNAFNEHYIELPRSTMNFRGPIAILSIILMICSLWGGIFFFYALALPIRNIEDFISKLTVIGAILFSAGSALGGWRLDTECPRDEPIRFNRARRKVYVYRFRSNYFKLFSRTEWGVHVDVFDWDDLHAEYCSAYGPMGTGGKIEMVMLAVREPGTNIAKDRFKFAGSQEDGESFWTIAQLFMQQGPEAIPAFDRSPRDWNNEDDTLNIARRLAPKVKWPEDIDLESRTAP from the coding sequence ATGGCGGCCTCAAAACCATTATTACAGCCCCGATGCCCTGGCTGGAAAAAAGATCTGTCCGGTCCAAATGACCCCCCTGAAAAATTGGTTACGACGAAATTCATATCGAACCCGCCGAATGCTTTCAATGAACACTACATAGAGCTTCCGCGTAGCACCATGAATTTTCGCGGACCGATAGCTATTCTTTCTATAATCCTCATGATATGCAGCTTATGGGGTGGAATATTTTTTTTCTACGCTCTAGCACTACCTATACGAAATATAGAAGACTTCATCAGTAAGCTCACGGTTATCGGTGCTATACTATTTAGCGCTGGTAGTGCACTAGGTGGCTGGCGGCTCGACACCGAATGCCCTCGAGACGAACCCATTCGCTTTAATAGAGCTCGTCGCAAAGTTTACGTTTACCGCTTTCGCAGCAACTACTTCAAGTTGTTCAGCCGCACCGAATGGGGCGTACATGTCGATGTCTTCGATTGGGACGATCTGCACGCTGAATACTGCAGCGCCTACGGCCCCATGGGAACCGGTGGCAAGATCGAGATGGTCATGCTGGCCGTCCGCGAACCCGGGACCAATATCGCCAAGGATCGATTCAAGTTTGCCGGCAGCCAAGAGGATGGCGAGTCCTTCTGGACCATCGCCCAGCTGTTCATGCAACAAGGTCCAGAAGCCATCCCCGCCTTTGACCGCTCGCCCCGCGACTGGAACAACGAGGATGACACCCTGAATATCGCCCGTCGCCTGGCGCCCAAGGTGAAGTGGCCGGAAGATATCGATCTTGAATCACGGACGGCTCCGTGA
- a CDS encoding DUF6708 domain-containing protein: MSMAVFFTYALAIHFLNFKGLPMLGLALGCFLFGTASAIWGWRLDTECPRDEPIRFNRARRKVYVYRFRSNAFKLFSRTEWGVQVDVFDWDDLHAEYCSAYGPMGTGGKIEMVMLAVREPGTNIAKDRFKFAGSQEDGESYWTIAQLFMQQGPEAIPAFDRPPRDWNNEDDTLNIARRLAPKVKWPEHIDLESRTAPC; encoded by the coding sequence ATGTCCATGGCTGTATTCTTCACCTACGCTTTAGCCATTCACTTTCTAAATTTCAAAGGCTTACCTATGTTGGGCCTTGCTCTCGGCTGCTTTCTATTCGGCACTGCTAGCGCAATTTGGGGTTGGCGACTCGACACCGAATGCCCCCGAGACGAACCCATCCGCTTCAACAGAGCGCGTCGCAAAGTCTACGTTTACCGCTTCCGCAGCAACGCCTTCAAATTGTTCAGCCGCACCGAATGGGGCGTGCAGGTCGATGTCTTCGATTGGGACGATCTGCATGCTGAATACTGCAGCGCCTACGGGCCCATGGGAACCGGTGGCAAGATCGAGATGGTCATGCTGGCCGTCCGCGAACCCGGGACCAATATCGCCAAGGATCGATTCAAGTTTGCCGGCAGCCAGGAAGATGGCGAGTCCTACTGGACCATCGCCCAGTTGTTCATGCAGCAAGGTCCAGAAGCCATCCCTGCCTTTGACCGCCCGCCCCGCGACTGGAACAACGAGGATGACACCCTGAATATCGCTCGTCGCCTGGCGCCCAAGGTGAAGTGGCCTGAGCATATCGATCTGGAATCGCGGACGGCGCCATGTTAG
- a CDS encoding DUF6708 domain-containing protein: MICSLLGGIFFFYALALPIRNIEDFISDLTLICTLLFSAGSALGGWRLDTECPRDEPIRFNRARRKVYVYRFRSNYFKLFSRTEWGVHVDVFDWDDLHAEYCSAYGPMGTGGKIEMVMLAVREPGTNIAMDRFKFAGSQEDGESYWTIAQLFMQQGPEAIPAFDRPPRDWNNEDDTLNIARRLAPKVKWPEDIDLESRTAPD, translated from the coding sequence ATGATATGTAGCTTACTGGGGGGGATATTTTTTTTCTATGCTCTAGCCCTACCTATACGAAATATAGAAGACTTCATCAGTGACCTCACGCTTATCTGTACTTTGCTATTTAGCGCTGGTAGTGCACTCGGGGGCTGGCGGCTCGACACCGAATGCCCCCGAGACGAACCCATTCGCTTCAACCGAGCGCGTCGCAAAGTCTACGTTTACCGCTTTCGCAGCAACTACTTCAAGTTGTTCAGCCGCACCGAATGGGGCGTGCATGTCGATGTCTTCGATTGGGACGATCTGCATGCTGAATACTGCAGCGCCTACGGGCCCATGGGAACCGGTGGCAAGATCGAGATGGTCATGCTGGCCGTCCGCGAACCCGGGACCAATATCGCCATGGATCGATTCAAGTTTGCCGGCAGCCAGGAGGATGGCGAATCCTACTGGACCATCGCCCAGCTGTTCATGCAGCAAGGTCCAGAAGCCATCCCTGCCTTCGACCGCCCGCCCCGCGACTGGAACAACGAGGATGACACCCTGAATATCGCTCGTCGCCTGGCGCCCAAGGTGAAGTGGCCGGAGGATATCGACCTGGAATCCAGGACCGCCCCGGATTGA
- a CDS encoding transglycosylase SLT domain-containing protein yields MIRSTLFLLVAAGFLMPLNATARPAGPPSAGHPGKTHDLPAIRSSHVLRVLVNQSRNSSGEVKGQPIGVEYPRLAALEKYLNNQGPAKAGKVHIKVIPKAKEQLFAALQRGEGDLMAPGELMDAAPPPSIVASAPLQGEAPLVLVGQKGARHLARVEQLSGHSVALASGSAAGDAIDALNRRLAQHHQAPVKIEWVDPSLAAEDVLEMVQAGIYPQTVVERPIAERWLKVMPRLRVDARVAFPGPARLNWYVRSDAPQLQGGLEQFLQSYKAPADGDANFKRAYAGLYQVHDPLKQADRQRLEELRPVLQRNAREQRMDWLDLAALAFKESALDSAARGGSGATGLMQMTPAAAQRVGVSNIQNLDNNVQASARYLALIRQKFFASRAINERERMAFVIAAYNMGPERVQAMRAEARKRGLNPNQWFFQVERIAMEQVGMNAVNYVTSVNKYYLAYNRERDSLEPQSRRVAWVDTATGP; encoded by the coding sequence ATGATTCGATCGACTCTCTTTTTGCTGGTCGCAGCAGGCTTTTTGATGCCATTGAACGCGACCGCTCGTCCGGCCGGCCCACCCTCTGCGGGCCACCCGGGCAAGACCCACGACCTGCCGGCCATTCGCAGCAGCCACGTGTTGCGCGTGCTGGTCAACCAGAGCCGCAACAGCTCGGGCGAGGTCAAGGGCCAGCCCATCGGCGTGGAATACCCGCGCCTGGCCGCGCTGGAGAAATACCTCAACAACCAGGGCCCGGCCAAGGCCGGCAAGGTTCATATCAAGGTCATCCCCAAAGCCAAGGAACAACTGTTCGCCGCACTGCAGCGTGGTGAAGGCGACCTGATGGCCCCTGGCGAGCTGATGGACGCCGCGCCACCGCCCAGCATCGTCGCCAGCGCCCCGCTGCAAGGCGAGGCGCCGCTGGTGCTGGTAGGGCAGAAGGGCGCCCGGCACCTGGCCCGGGTCGAACAGCTGTCCGGCCACAGCGTCGCCCTGGCCAGCGGCAGCGCTGCGGGCGATGCGATCGACGCCCTCAATCGGCGCCTGGCCCAGCACCATCAGGCTCCGGTGAAGATCGAGTGGGTCGACCCCAGCCTTGCCGCTGAAGACGTGCTCGAAATGGTCCAGGCCGGCATCTACCCGCAGACCGTGGTCGAGCGACCGATTGCCGAGCGCTGGCTGAAAGTCATGCCCAGGCTGCGCGTCGACGCCCGCGTGGCCTTTCCCGGCCCAGCCCGGCTCAACTGGTACGTGCGCAGCGATGCGCCGCAGCTGCAAGGCGGCCTGGAGCAGTTCCTGCAAAGCTACAAGGCCCCCGCCGACGGCGACGCCAACTTCAAGCGCGCCTACGCCGGGCTCTATCAGGTGCATGACCCGCTCAAGCAAGCCGACCGCCAGCGCCTCGAAGAACTGCGCCCGGTGCTGCAACGCAACGCCCGCGAACAGCGCATGGACTGGCTCGACCTTGCCGCGCTGGCCTTCAAGGAGTCCGCGCTGGACAGCGCCGCACGCGGCGGCAGCGGCGCCACCGGGTTGATGCAGATGACCCCGGCCGCCGCCCAGCGGGTCGGCGTGAGCAACATCCAGAACCTGGACAACAACGTCCAGGCCAGCGCCCGCTACCTGGCCCTGATCCGCCAGAAGTTCTTCGCCAGCCGCGCCATCAACGAGCGCGAGCGCATGGCCTTCGTCATCGCCGCCTACAACATGGGCCCCGAACGCGTCCAGGCCATGCGCGCCGAAGCCCGCAAGCGCGGGCTGAACCCCAACCAATGGTTCTTCCAGGTCGAGCGCATCGCCATGGAACAGGTCGGCATGAACGCGGTGAACTACGTCACCAGCGTCAACAAGTACTACCTGGCCTACAACCGCGAACGCGACTCGCTGGAACCGCAGAGCCGCCGCGTGGCCTGGGTTGACACTGCCACCGGGCCTTGA